The proteins below are encoded in one region of Megalops cyprinoides isolate fMegCyp1 chromosome 14, fMegCyp1.pri, whole genome shotgun sequence:
- the LOC118789397 gene encoding histamine N-methyltransferase A-like isoform X1: MASTPALPTGYQGRYVQGFQMYLQRSQEHQVIQAFMDRVLPVEFARIGEGKKILDVLGVGSGGGEMDAYLLSILQSKLPGIPITADIVEPSTELTDSFKALVAKTPSLQKVPFTWHVKMCAEYESMVKEKKEAKRFDFMHMIQMLYYVSDYSAAIKFFHSLLRENGQLLIVHEAANSGWEKLWKTYRKELCTKTISSYLSAGDIKALLQGMGLRFEEHSIPNTLDISDCFLPGHEAGEKLLDFMTEQDHFHQSLTPEVTLPSASQGTSLCNNKKSPAKRNKTILQRCTAIQLHPLIRHT, encoded by the exons ATGGCCTCCACCCCAGCGCTTCCGACTGGCTACCAGGGCCGGTACGTGCAGGGCTTTCAGATGTACCTGCAGCGCTCCCAGGAGCACCAGGTGATCCAGGCCTTCATGGACAGGGTTCTCCCTGTGGAATTTGCCAG aATCGGAGAGGGGAAGAAGATTCTTGATGTTCTTGGTGTTGGAAGCGGAGGAG GTGAAATGGATGCCTATCTGCTCTCCATACTGCAGTCTAAACTCCCAGGAATCCCCATAACTGCTGATATAGTGGAGCCCAGCACTGAGCTGACTGACAGTTTTAAAG CTTTGGTGGCAAAGACCCCCAGCCTTCAGAAGGTGCCCTTCACCTGGCATGTAAAGATGTGTGCAGAGTACGAGAGCATGGTCAAGGAAAAGAAGGAAGCCAAGAGGTTTGACTTCATGCACATGATTCAG ATGCTGTACTATGTCTCGGACTATTCTGCTGCCATTAAGTTCTTCCACAGCCTGCTGCGGGAGAACGGCCAGCTGCTGATCGTCCATGAAGCAG CTAACAGTGGCTGGGAGAAGCTGTGGAAGACCTACAGGAAGGAGCTTTGCACAAAGACCATCTCCAGCTACCTGTCTGCAGGTGACATCAAGGCCCTGCTGCAGGGGATGGGTCTGCGGTTCGAGGAGCACAGCATCCCCAACACGCTGGACATCAGCGACTGCTTCCTGCCGGGCCACGAGGCCGGCGAGAAGCTGCTGGACTTCATGACCGAGCAGGACCACTTCCACCAGTCTCTCACGCCGGAG GTTACTCTGCCCTCTGCATCACAGGGCACTTCACTGTGCAACAACAAGAAAAGTCCTgccaaaagaaataaaacaatattgcaAAGATGTACTGCCATCCAGTTACATCCCCTCATCAGACATACATAA
- the LOC118789397 gene encoding histamine N-methyltransferase-like isoform X2: MASTPALPTGYQGRYVQGFQMYLQRSQEHQVIQAFMDRVLPVEFARIGEGKKILDVLGVGSGGGEMDAYLLSILQSKLPGIPITADIVEPSTELTDSFKALVAKTPSLQKVPFTWHVKMCAEYESMVKEKKEAKRFDFMHMIQMLYYVSDYSAAIKFFHSLLRENGQLLIVHEAANSGWEKLWKTYRKELCTKTISSYLSAGDIKALLQGMGLRFEEHSIPNTLDISDCFLPGHEAGEKLLDFMTEQDHFHQSLTPEVRAGILKLLKHSCSVEREGRVLFDCSLSALLVHA; this comes from the exons ATGGCCTCCACCCCAGCGCTTCCGACTGGCTACCAGGGCCGGTACGTGCAGGGCTTTCAGATGTACCTGCAGCGCTCCCAGGAGCACCAGGTGATCCAGGCCTTCATGGACAGGGTTCTCCCTGTGGAATTTGCCAG aATCGGAGAGGGGAAGAAGATTCTTGATGTTCTTGGTGTTGGAAGCGGAGGAG GTGAAATGGATGCCTATCTGCTCTCCATACTGCAGTCTAAACTCCCAGGAATCCCCATAACTGCTGATATAGTGGAGCCCAGCACTGAGCTGACTGACAGTTTTAAAG CTTTGGTGGCAAAGACCCCCAGCCTTCAGAAGGTGCCCTTCACCTGGCATGTAAAGATGTGTGCAGAGTACGAGAGCATGGTCAAGGAAAAGAAGGAAGCCAAGAGGTTTGACTTCATGCACATGATTCAG ATGCTGTACTATGTCTCGGACTATTCTGCTGCCATTAAGTTCTTCCACAGCCTGCTGCGGGAGAACGGCCAGCTGCTGATCGTCCATGAAGCAG CTAACAGTGGCTGGGAGAAGCTGTGGAAGACCTACAGGAAGGAGCTTTGCACAAAGACCATCTCCAGCTACCTGTCTGCAGGTGACATCAAGGCCCTGCTGCAGGGGATGGGTCTGCGGTTCGAGGAGCACAGCATCCCCAACACGCTGGACATCAGCGACTGCTTCCTGCCGGGCCACGAGGCCGGCGAGAAGCTGCTGGACTTCATGACCGAGCAGGACCACTTCCACCAGTCTCTCACGCCGGAGGTGAGGGCCGGCATTCTGAAGCTGCTGAAGCACAGCTGCAGCGTGGAGAGGGAGGGCCGGGTGCTGTTCGACTGCAGCCTCAGCGCCCTGCTGGTGCACGCCTGA